The Spirosoma radiotolerans genome has a window encoding:
- a CDS encoding MerR family transcriptional regulator has product MENGGKLYYGIKEVAEMFAINASKLRYYEKEFPTLQPKKNRSGDRVYTQADIDHLKEILVLTNDKGYTLPGAREYLKTRDANRREHAVYINKLKRIKAGLEKMRAALDKPVTPEVEPATEPEPEDESDNALV; this is encoded by the coding sequence ATGGAAAACGGGGGGAAGCTGTACTACGGTATCAAAGAAGTAGCGGAGATGTTTGCGATCAATGCCTCCAAACTACGGTATTATGAAAAAGAATTTCCGACCCTCCAGCCCAAGAAAAACCGCTCCGGCGACCGCGTTTATACCCAGGCCGACATCGACCACCTGAAAGAGATTCTGGTGTTGACCAACGATAAAGGGTATACGCTACCAGGGGCCCGCGAATACCTTAAAACCCGCGACGCCAACCGGCGCGAACACGCCGTTTATATCAACAAGTTGAAGAGAATAAAGGCCGGTCTGGAGAAAATGCGGGCGGCTCTGGATAAGCCAGTTACACCCGAAGTTGAGCCAGCCACAGAACCGGAACCCGAAGACGAGTCAGACAACGCCCTTGTTTAA
- a CDS encoding alkaline phosphatase PhoX — translation MFPHKRLLSSTALLSLVALAGCNDHRLTDSPAIAVQNRSVTPVLAKLLPGASGGRVSAETVKLYSLLSSDDQLEQSPNYIFGGSADGAGIFQNPDGNYTILVNNEDNFAVSRITLDKSFKPVKGEYVLNSDGGTWRLCSATLATPLEHGFGPVFLTCGESGQESRTHALRVDADAQQAGISREVAGLGRWSAENALPLPKTAYPGKTIIVIGDDDSDVNGGQLAMYMSNTVGDLENGSLYMLRRPDGNQREMDMNPGTVYDVEFTKIENQKTLTGAQINAKVNELKGIKFGRVEDVDYRKGGGANGREVFFAVTGQNNTGVNADYSRSKYGRIYRLTMDANDPTKGKLEVILNGDDRNGIAKTFQDPDNVCVTSNYIYIMEDPNEYGDEKHDAYVYQYNLNTKQLTPIIELDHRRTEADAAKYNVGGTSKFGSWESSGMIDVSDVTGRPNTFMLGIQGHTWRADKYKGVDGGSKRKDENQASQLILIEGLPR, via the coding sequence ATGTTTCCCCACAAACGTTTACTCTCCTCCACTGCTTTACTCAGCTTAGTTGCGTTGGCTGGCTGCAACGATCACCGCCTTACGGACAGCCCCGCCATTGCGGTTCAAAACCGATCTGTAACGCCGGTATTGGCTAAATTACTACCGGGTGCTTCGGGCGGACGAGTTAGCGCTGAGACGGTTAAACTGTATTCGCTGCTCAGCAGTGACGATCAATTGGAGCAGTCGCCCAACTATATTTTTGGTGGCTCGGCCGATGGCGCCGGAATTTTTCAAAATCCAGACGGGAACTATACGATCCTGGTAAACAATGAAGATAACTTCGCCGTATCGCGCATTACGCTCGATAAATCGTTCAAGCCGGTCAAAGGCGAATACGTATTAAACTCCGACGGTGGAACCTGGCGGTTATGTTCAGCCACCCTTGCTACTCCATTAGAGCATGGTTTTGGCCCCGTCTTTCTCACCTGCGGGGAGAGCGGTCAGGAGTCGCGCACACACGCGCTTCGGGTTGATGCCGATGCGCAGCAGGCGGGTATCTCCCGTGAAGTGGCCGGGCTTGGCCGCTGGAGTGCCGAGAACGCACTGCCATTACCCAAGACGGCTTATCCGGGCAAAACGATCATTGTGATTGGCGACGACGATTCGGATGTGAACGGCGGGCAACTGGCTATGTATATGTCCAACACAGTTGGCGATCTGGAGAATGGATCATTGTATATGTTGCGTCGGCCCGACGGCAATCAGCGGGAAATGGATATGAATCCGGGAACCGTCTACGACGTCGAATTTACCAAAATTGAAAATCAGAAAACCCTGACCGGGGCGCAGATCAATGCCAAAGTAAACGAGTTGAAAGGCATTAAATTTGGCCGCGTTGAAGATGTGGACTATCGGAAAGGGGGCGGAGCCAACGGGCGTGAAGTGTTCTTCGCCGTTACTGGTCAGAACAATACGGGCGTCAATGCCGATTATTCGCGCTCCAAGTATGGTCGTATTTATCGACTGACTATGGATGCCAATGACCCTACCAAGGGTAAACTGGAGGTAATCCTGAATGGCGATGATCGGAATGGCATTGCAAAGACATTCCAGGACCCTGATAACGTTTGTGTGACGTCCAACTACATCTACATCATGGAAGATCCGAACGAATATGGTGATGAGAAACACGATGCCTATGTGTATCAATATAACTTGAACACCAAACAGTTGACACCGATCATTGAACTGGATCATCGCCGGACCGAGGCCGATGCCGCCAAATACAACGTGGGTGGCACGTCGAAATTTGGTTCCTGGGAAAGTAGCGGCATGATCGATGTCTCGGATGTGACAGGACGCCCGAATACATTTATGCTGGGTATTCAGGGGCATACTTGGCGGGCTGATAAATATAAAGGTGTTGATGGTGGGTCGAAACGTAAAGATGAAAACCAGGCCAGCCAACTCATTCTGATTGAAGGATTGCCCCGATAA
- a CDS encoding cytochrome c peroxidase → MATPEATRFNLWWLIVLIAGLLFLCAMYGFLIGPKPMPAQAIKQVFMEDVNDLDSAVSQLQQVISANRSDQVIQTAFRRARLAYKRTEFLTAYYNPETTRSLNGPNIPDVDDDLRINAPEGFQVLEELLFPALDSTNQTEAVQQAAVVRSNVNRLRKISENNELTDSHIFDAMRLEVFRIVSLGITGFDSPIAFYSLPEAASALERMHQQVGYYKLVKTDANLSARLDQAFGSAINTLRSAHDFDTFDRLGFIRQQANVLSSLLLDAQKALAIPVFTENRLLSTSARTLTDSGVFNPTYFVNLDEQRPTPARVALGEKLFVNPILSGNGNRSCASCHQPDKAFTDGEPKSLAIGVNGRQQTAHRTQRNAPTLLNVAFQAVQFADSRVVFLEDQASDVIQNEQEMHGSLPETVKSLRQNAEYRTLFAKSYKEGITEQTLKNAIASYIRSLTSLDSRLDRYFRGQTTALTAEEKYGFNLFMGKAKCATCHFFPLFNGTVPPAFQETESEVLGTPATIAGKQVDADVGKFILTNRDPHRYAFKTPTVRHVDRTAPYMHNGVFRTLDEVVDFYNQGGGNGLGFNLPNQTLPFDKLNLAQPEKKALVAFMKVL, encoded by the coding sequence GTGGCCACTCCAGAAGCTACACGATTCAATCTTTGGTGGCTCATTGTGCTGATTGCGGGCCTGCTGTTTTTATGCGCCATGTACGGGTTCCTGATTGGGCCAAAACCCATGCCCGCTCAGGCCATAAAGCAGGTGTTTATGGAGGATGTCAATGACCTCGACAGCGCGGTGAGCCAGTTGCAGCAAGTGATTAGTGCCAACCGATCAGACCAGGTTATTCAAACGGCCTTCCGGCGGGCGCGACTGGCGTATAAACGAACTGAATTCCTGACGGCCTATTACAATCCGGAGACAACCCGTTCCCTGAACGGGCCGAATATTCCGGATGTCGATGACGACCTGCGCATCAATGCACCTGAGGGATTTCAGGTATTGGAGGAGCTTTTATTCCCGGCGCTCGATTCCACGAACCAGACCGAAGCGGTTCAGCAGGCGGCCGTCGTTCGCTCGAATGTCAATCGGCTGCGCAAAATTTCCGAGAATAATGAACTGACAGATAGCCACATATTCGATGCCATGCGGCTTGAGGTGTTCCGGATTGTCTCGCTCGGAATTACCGGCTTCGACTCGCCCATTGCGTTCTACTCGCTCCCCGAAGCCGCCAGCGCGCTCGAACGGATGCACCAGCAAGTAGGGTATTACAAGCTGGTCAAGACGGACGCCAATCTCTCCGCCCGACTCGATCAGGCGTTTGGTAGCGCCATAAATACTTTACGGTCAGCTCATGACTTCGATACATTTGATCGGCTTGGCTTCATCCGTCAGCAGGCTAATGTATTGAGTAGTTTGTTGCTGGATGCCCAGAAAGCCCTTGCTATTCCTGTCTTTACGGAAAACAGACTATTGTCCACATCAGCCCGAACCCTGACCGACTCGGGAGTATTTAACCCAACCTACTTTGTCAACCTCGATGAGCAACGCCCAACCCCAGCTCGCGTGGCACTGGGTGAAAAGTTGTTCGTTAACCCAATTCTGTCGGGAAATGGGAACCGAAGCTGTGCCAGTTGCCATCAACCCGACAAGGCGTTTACGGATGGAGAACCAAAAAGCCTTGCCATCGGCGTGAATGGTCGTCAACAGACAGCGCATCGCACCCAACGCAATGCCCCCACGCTGCTGAATGTGGCTTTCCAGGCGGTTCAATTTGCCGATTCGCGGGTGGTTTTTCTGGAAGATCAGGCAAGTGATGTAATTCAGAACGAGCAGGAAATGCATGGGTCACTGCCTGAAACGGTTAAGTCGCTGCGCCAAAATGCGGAGTACCGGACTCTGTTTGCCAAATCATATAAAGAAGGCATAACGGAACAAACGCTCAAAAATGCGATCGCCAGCTATATTCGTTCGCTTACCAGTCTGGACTCCCGCTTAGACCGGTATTTTCGGGGGCAGACAACCGCGTTAACCGCCGAAGAGAAGTACGGCTTTAATTTGTTTATGGGTAAAGCCAAATGCGCAACCTGCCATTTCTTTCCTTTGTTCAACGGCACCGTTCCTCCGGCCTTTCAGGAAACGGAAAGCGAAGTACTGGGAACACCTGCCACTATTGCTGGTAAACAAGTTGATGCGGACGTCGGTAAGTTTATACTAACAAACCGGGACCCGCATCGGTACGCCTTCAAAACACCCACCGTTCGCCATGTGGACCGTACGGCGCCTTACATGCACAATGGTGTGTTCCGTACCCTCGATGAGGTCGTCGATTTTTACAATCAAGGGGGAGGCAACGGACTGGGCTTCAATCTCCCCAACCAAACGTTACCATTTGATAAGCTGAATTTGGCGCAACCGGAGAAAAAGGCACTGGTTGCGTTTATGAAGGTACTGTAG